From Alphaproteobacteria bacterium, a single genomic window includes:
- a CDS encoding radical SAM protein — protein MAESLISKPIPDSKYFFDRYISPNKRYAAEAMRPRIVDFELTSKCGGACTYCYASSPYFKGADMPTEQALALVDDLAETGVSQVQWCGGDPILHPDWQQIIGYAGEKGLSNSVFVAGIVAKRVAQALAETPNIHLVGINFDTVDADDFMQTHTLERVQGMKLKAFENLREAGFHPSRIMPCLTLTKPAARSIERTLDFLVDEMGAGYVPMFVYHPIGEGGATELTPSLDDIRRAYAYRAEKLGQHWLRVGPTECGRFYCRSKFHVTWDGRVLPCAVLYDFEVGNVNQTPLKEILASRSKQLCYDFEVTGECATCDDADVCWGCRANAYFYKGDVSASDPMCWRNAEDLDLHAMHDSPICQSPQARAAAAEEAALLVEQQAE, from the coding sequence ATGGCCGAATCCCTGATTTCCAAGCCCATTCCCGACAGCAAGTATTTTTTCGACCGCTACATCAGTCCCAACAAGCGCTATGCCGCCGAGGCCATGCGCCCGCGCATCGTCGACTTCGAGCTGACGTCGAAGTGCGGCGGGGCCTGCACCTACTGCTATGCCTCGAGCCCCTATTTCAAGGGCGCCGACATGCCCACCGAACAGGCGCTGGCGCTGGTCGACGACCTGGCCGAGACGGGGGTGAGCCAGGTCCAGTGGTGCGGCGGCGATCCCATCCTGCACCCAGACTGGCAACAAATCATCGGCTATGCCGGCGAGAAGGGACTCTCGAACAGCGTCTTCGTGGCCGGCATCGTGGCCAAGCGGGTGGCCCAGGCCCTGGCCGAGACGCCCAACATCCACCTCGTGGGCATCAACTTCGACACCGTGGATGCGGACGACTTCATGCAGACCCATACCCTGGAGCGCGTCCAGGGCATGAAGCTGAAGGCCTTCGAGAACCTGCGTGAGGCGGGCTTCCACCCCAGCCGCATCATGCCCTGCCTGACGCTGACCAAGCCGGCGGCGCGCTCCATCGAGCGCACGCTTGATTTCCTGGTGGACGAGATGGGGGCGGGCTACGTGCCCATGTTCGTCTACCATCCCATCGGCGAGGGCGGTGCCACGGAACTGACACCAAGCCTCGACGACATCCGCCGGGCCTACGCCTACCGGGCCGAGAAGTTGGGCCAACACTGGCTGCGCGTCGGCCCCACCGAATGCGGCCGCTTCTACTGCCGCTCCAAGTTCCACGTCACCTGGGACGGCCGCGTGCTGCCCTGCGCCGTGCTCTACGACTTCGAAGTCGGCAACGTCAACCAGACGCCGCTGAAGGAAATCCTGGCGAGCCGATCGAAGCAGCTCTGCTACGACTTCGAGGTCACGGGCGAGTGCGCCACCTGCGACGATGCCGACGTCTGCTGGGGCTGTCGGGCGAATGCCTATTTCTACAAGGGCGACGTCTCGGCCTCGGATCCCATGTGCTGGCGCAACGCCGAGGACCTCGATCTACACGCCATGCACGACAGCCCCATCTGCCAGTCGCCCCAAGCCCGCGCCGCGGCGGCGGAAGAGGCCGCGCTGCTGGTCGAACAACAAGCCGAATAG
- a CDS encoding AMP-binding protein, producing the protein MQELGEAQVFLPDVWACHAEYFPHKEAVVCGDERLTWGQFNAGLNRVANALNDQGIGRGECVAVLMNNTVATLLTILGVVKSGASVVPLSGLLQAEQLAVLIDDADAGALIVSADTQPQIETVKQGLGKIAAERFFIQGGQATGWRPFGPLLEAASESAPDIRHRMTDEFNIIYSSGTTGLPKGIVQTHRARQHWSYSNAIELGFATDSRALATTPLYSNGTFLMILPALFVGATLVAMPAFSPRGFLETVEQEGITHTFMVPPQFIAILADPEIERFDLSTLGMMLSGGSPLRGDTKQAVLEQLGPGLFEMYGFSEGFATMIRPHQHADKPGSVGTPVLGYELLIVDEAGQALPRGEVGEIAGYGGGQMEGFHKRPEEVAKILVRDTRGREFLLSGDVGKLDEDGFLYILDRKKDMIISGGFNVFPADIEEVVGQHPAVSDVTVIGIPDAKWGESALALVIPESEGEANESSIQAWVNERVAKHQRLAAVEFRDDFPRNALGKVLKRQLRDPYWAD; encoded by the coding sequence ATGCAGGAGCTGGGCGAGGCGCAGGTATTCCTGCCTGACGTCTGGGCGTGTCACGCCGAATACTTCCCCCACAAGGAAGCCGTGGTCTGCGGCGACGAGCGCCTCACCTGGGGCCAGTTCAACGCCGGCCTCAATCGCGTCGCCAACGCGCTTAACGATCAGGGAATTGGGCGGGGCGAGTGCGTGGCGGTGCTGATGAACAACACCGTGGCGACGCTCTTGACCATCCTCGGCGTGGTCAAGTCGGGAGCCTCCGTGGTGCCGCTGAGCGGCCTCTTGCAGGCCGAGCAGCTGGCCGTGCTGATCGACGATGCCGATGCCGGGGCGCTGATCGTCTCGGCCGACACCCAGCCCCAGATCGAAACGGTCAAGCAGGGGCTGGGCAAGATTGCCGCCGAGCGTTTCTTCATCCAGGGCGGCCAAGCCACGGGCTGGCGGCCCTTCGGGCCGCTGCTGGAGGCGGCTTCCGAATCCGCGCCCGACATCCGCCACCGCATGACGGACGAGTTCAACATCATCTATTCGTCCGGCACCACCGGCCTCCCCAAGGGCATCGTGCAGACCCACCGGGCGCGCCAGCACTGGTCCTATTCCAATGCCATCGAGCTCGGCTTCGCAACCGACAGCCGGGCCCTGGCGACCACGCCGCTCTATTCCAACGGCACCTTCCTGATGATTCTGCCGGCGCTTTTCGTCGGTGCCACCCTGGTCGCCATGCCGGCCTTTTCGCCGCGCGGATTCCTCGAGACCGTCGAACAGGAAGGCATCACCCACACCTTCATGGTGCCGCCCCAGTTCATCGCCATCCTGGCCGATCCCGAGATCGAGAGGTTCGACCTGAGCACGCTCGGGATGATGCTGTCCGGCGGGTCGCCCTTGCGCGGCGATACCAAACAGGCGGTGCTTGAACAACTCGGCCCCGGGCTCTTCGAGATGTATGGCTTCTCCGAGGGCTTCGCCACCATGATCCGGCCGCACCAGCACGCCGACAAGCCGGGCTCGGTGGGCACGCCGGTGCTGGGCTACGAGCTGTTGATCGTCGACGAGGCAGGCCAAGCGCTGCCGCGCGGCGAAGTGGGCGAGATCGCCGGCTACGGCGGTGGCCAGATGGAGGGGTTCCATAAGCGGCCCGAAGAGGTGGCGAAAATTCTCGTTCGCGACACCCGGGGGCGCGAATTTCTGCTCTCGGGCGACGTGGGCAAGTTGGACGAGGACGGCTTCCTCTACATTCTCGATCGCAAGAAGGACATGATCATCTCTGGCGGCTTCAACGTCTTCCCGGCCGATATCGAGGAGGTGGTGGGCCAGCATCCGGCGGTCTCCGACGTCACGGTCATCGGCATCCCCGACGCCAAATGGGGCGAGAGCGCCTTGGCGCTGGTCATTCCCGAAAGCGAGGGCGAAGCAAACGAATCAAGCATCCAGGCCTGGGTCAACGAGCGCGTGGCCAAGCACCAGCGCCTGGCCGCCGTCGAGTTCCGCGACGACTTCCCGCGCAACGCGTTGGGCAAGGTGCTCAAGCGCCAGCTCCGGGATCCTTACTGGGCAGACTGA
- a CDS encoding ABC transporter substrate-binding protein: protein MHTALRYAVSAAAAAGVVLAAGAANADKKYGPGVSDTEIKIGNTNPYSGPASSYGTIGKVIKAYFDKVNAEGGVNGRKIKFITLDDGYSPPKTKEQFRKLVEREKVLFIFQSLGTPTNSAVHKYMNKKKVPQLFVATGATKWGQPKKFPWTMGWQPNYQTEGAVTANYLKINKPDAKVAILFQNDDYGKDYVKGFKDALGPSLAAKMIVAEESYEVTDPTVDSQVINLKASGADTFFNVAIPKFAAQAIRKIYDIGWRPVQLLNSVSSSVSSVLKPAGLEKSKGNITTAYLMDPTDPSWTNDPEYLAWLKFMDKYYPSGDKTNSFNAYGYSVGHTLVQVLKQCGDNLTRENIMKEAASLRKYRSPMLLPGITVSTSPNDFYPIESMQMQKFDGEKWLRFGKVVAAESS, encoded by the coding sequence ATGCATACGGCATTACGCTATGCAGTGTCCGCGGCGGCGGCAGCCGGCGTCGTCCTGGCCGCGGGTGCGGCCAACGCCGACAAGAAATATGGCCCCGGTGTCAGCGACACCGAGATCAAGATCGGCAACACCAATCCCTACAGTGGGCCGGCCTCGTCCTACGGCACCATCGGCAAGGTCATCAAGGCCTACTTCGATAAGGTCAACGCCGAGGGCGGCGTCAACGGCCGCAAGATCAAGTTCATCACCCTCGATGACGGCTACAGCCCGCCCAAGACCAAGGAGCAGTTCCGCAAGCTGGTCGAGAGGGAAAAGGTGCTGTTCATATTCCAGTCCCTGGGCACGCCGACCAATTCGGCGGTGCACAAATACATGAACAAGAAGAAAGTGCCGCAGCTCTTCGTGGCCACCGGCGCCACCAAGTGGGGCCAGCCCAAGAAGTTCCCCTGGACCATGGGCTGGCAGCCCAACTACCAGACCGAGGGCGCGGTCACCGCCAACTATCTGAAGATCAACAAGCCCGATGCCAAGGTCGCCATCCTGTTCCAGAACGACGATTATGGTAAGGACTACGTCAAGGGCTTCAAGGATGCGCTCGGCCCCTCCCTCGCTGCCAAGATGATCGTGGCCGAGGAATCCTACGAGGTGACCGATCCCACGGTCGATTCGCAGGTCATCAACCTCAAGGCCAGCGGCGCCGACACCTTCTTCAACGTGGCCATTCCGAAGTTCGCGGCGCAGGCCATCCGCAAGATTTACGACATCGGCTGGAGGCCCGTGCAACTGCTGAATTCGGTGTCGTCCTCGGTGTCGTCGGTGCTCAAGCCGGCCGGCCTGGAGAAGTCCAAGGGCAACATCACCACGGCCTACCTTATGGATCCCACGGATCCGTCGTGGACCAACGATCCCGAGTACTTGGCCTGGCTCAAGTTCATGGACAAGTACTACCCCTCCGGCGACAAGACCAATTCCTTCAACGCCTACGGCTATTCGGTGGGGCACACCCTGGTCCAGGTGCTCAAGCAGTGCGGCGACAATCTGACCCGCGAGAACATCATGAAGGAGGCGGCGAGCCTGCGGAAATACCGCTCGCCGATGTTGTTGCCCGGCATCACGGTCAGCACCAGCCCGAACGACTTCTATCCCATCGAGTCGATGCAGATGCAGAAGTTCGACGGCGAGAAATGGCTGCGTTTCGGCAAGGTGGTTGCCGCCGAAAGCTCTTAG